From one Pseudomonadota bacterium genomic stretch:
- a CDS encoding PTS sugar transporter subunit IIA has product MRIEDILKESCVVSNIKSKGKKETLFELVSALKEANLINDVEKVVNIVLEREKLGSTGIGDGVAIPHGKMKGINNILCVFGKSKNGVDFDAVDRKPVRIFFLLLAPEDSATLHLKTLSRISKLLRDPSFKKRLMDLNNSHDIYSNILEEDRKI; this is encoded by the coding sequence ATGAGAATAGAAGATATACTCAAAGAATCGTGTGTTGTATCAAATATAAAAAGCAAGGGTAAAAAAGAAACCCTCTTTGAGCTTGTCAGTGCTTTAAAGGAGGCAAATCTTATCAATGATGTTGAAAAAGTGGTCAATATCGTTCTTGAGCGCGAAAAGCTCGGCAGCACGGGAATAGGCGATGGTGTTGCAATTCCTCACGGTAAGATGAAGGGCATAAACAATATCCTTTGCGTCTTTGGAAAGTCAAAAAACGGTGTAGACTTTGATGCAGTTGACAGGAAACCGGTCCGTATCTTTTTCTTGCTTCTTGCGCCTGAGGATTCGGCAACCCTGCATCTCAAAACATTATCGCGCATCTCAAAGTTGTTGCGCGACCCTTCATTTAAAAAAAGACTTATGGATTTGAACAATTCCCATGATATATACAGCAATATTCTCGAAGAGGACAGAAAGATTTGA
- the rapZ gene encoding RNase adapter RapZ — MKLIILSGISGSGKTTFLRALEDTGYFCIDHFPLVLLKRFSVLSKMIGDKVQKCALVVDIREKEFFDVGKDTLKNIKEKFNAELIFLESSDEALLKRFSETRRIHPLYATSNIKDALKEERELVEWIKEISDKVMDTSHLTPHELRRFVLKTYGHTENKMKINLMSFGYVYGIPLEADIVLDVRFLSNPFFIEGLKDKTGLSEEVSEYIMSDDIYSKYFLLLLDFLLYLIPLFEKEGKSYLTICFGCTGGKHRSVFIASKLSERFLCMDYNLSTFHRDIDK; from the coding sequence TTGAAACTCATAATTCTCAGCGGCATTTCGGGCTCAGGGAAGACAACGTTCTTAAGAGCGCTTGAAGATACAGGCTATTTTTGCATAGACCATTTCCCCCTTGTTTTACTGAAAAGATTTTCAGTATTGTCAAAAATGATAGGCGATAAAGTGCAAAAGTGTGCGCTTGTCGTAGATATAAGGGAAAAGGAATTTTTTGACGTAGGTAAGGATACCCTGAAAAACATCAAGGAGAAATTTAACGCAGAACTGATATTCCTTGAAAGCTCTGACGAAGCTTTGCTAAAAAGATTCAGTGAAACAAGAAGAATCCACCCTCTGTATGCTACTTCAAATATAAAAGATGCATTGAAAGAAGAAAGGGAACTTGTAGAGTGGATAAAAGAGATTTCAGATAAAGTAATGGACACTTCACACCTAACCCCTCATGAACTAAGACGCTTCGTACTAAAAACTTACGGCCACACTGAAAATAAGATGAAGATAAACCTCATGTCTTTCGGCTATGTTTATGGGATACCTCTTGAAGCAGATATAGTGCTGGATGTAAGATTTTTATCGAATCCTTTTTTCATTGAGGGGTTGAAAGACAAAACAGGTCTTTCCGAAGAGGTATCCGAATACATTATGTCCGACGATATTTATAGTAAATATTTTCTTTTGCTTTTGGATTTTTTGTTATATCTTATACCGTTATTTGAAAAAGAGGGCAAAAGCTATCTGACCATATGCTTTGGATGTACAGGGGGAAAGCATCGGTCTGTCTTTATTGCAAGCAAGCTCTCAGAGAGGTTTTTGTGTATGGACTATAACTTATCTACGTTTCACAGGGATATTGATAAATAA
- the lptC gene encoding LPS export ABC transporter periplasmic protein LptC: MKHRKVIIYIASGFIIASLLLALYFFVKKPLRISIPVLDEEKKVIVFKDVKYSGEKKGTIDWEIIAKIARKYIDKPLIEMEDLEGKYMPKAGVVVSFKGTKGTMNTEEEKGTVENVDFIYKNSYRLKSRYMDFDFRKGLTYTNAPVDVQGTKLTLRGVGLTANTEEETVRIERDVTGYIETDKGKYRFESDRLTYTMKDNAYILEGKVIMKGQDINLLCDKLYLLSKDNELERIDAKGKVRLISKGTIAQSEKAVYHFKEDRVVLTERPKIFKDNVEMEGESIVYNLSSRKFSINKPKMRMEK; this comes from the coding sequence ATGAAACACAGAAAGGTCATTATTTATATAGCTTCAGGGTTTATAATTGCAAGTCTCCTCTTAGCGCTCTATTTCTTCGTTAAAAAACCTTTAAGAATATCTATCCCCGTATTAGATGAAGAAAAAAAGGTTATAGTTTTCAAGGATGTAAAGTATTCCGGAGAGAAAAAGGGGACTATAGACTGGGAGATAATCGCAAAAATTGCGCGAAAATATATTGACAAACCTCTTATAGAAATGGAAGACCTTGAGGGCAAGTACATGCCGAAGGCGGGCGTCGTTGTTTCTTTCAAAGGCACAAAAGGTACGATGAACACGGAAGAAGAAAAAGGCACCGTTGAGAATGTGGACTTTATATATAAAAACAGTTACAGGCTTAAAAGCAGGTACATGGATTTTGATTTCAGGAAAGGTCTTACGTATACGAATGCACCCGTGGATGTTCAAGGTACTAAACTGACCCTCAGGGGTGTGGGATTAACCGCCAATACAGAAGAAGAAACCGTAAGAATAGAAAGAGATGTTACGGGATACATAGAAACCGATAAAGGCAAATACAGGTTTGAGTCTGACAGACTTACATACACCATGAAAGACAATGCATATATCCTGGAGGGCAAAGTCATCATGAAGGGTCAGGATATAAACCTGCTGTGCGATAAGCTCTATCTTCTCAGTAAAGACAATGAATTGGAAAGAATAGATGCAAAAGGGAAGGTGCGGTTGATTTCCAAAGGGACTATTGCGCAAAGTGAGAAGGCGGTATATCATTTCAAAGAAGACAGAGTTGTGTTGACTGAGAGACCAAAAATATTCAAGGACAACGTAGAGATGGAAGGGGAGTCCATTGTATATAACCTTTCCAGCAGAAAGTTTTCTATAAATAAGCCAAAGATGAGAATGGAGAAATAA
- a CDS encoding PTS sugar transporter subunit IIA — protein MIGIVVVAHFNLAKQMVAATELIVGEQKQFESVDFFPDEDVDRIKKRLTDAVNSVENGDGVLIMTDMFGGTPSNISLSLLNEGKVDVVAGVNLPMLIKLVIYREGRPLDELASFIAQYGQNNIYLATDILKTRKKE, from the coding sequence ATGATCGGAATAGTAGTAGTGGCGCACTTTAATCTGGCAAAGCAAATGGTAGCAGCCACCGAACTGATAGTGGGCGAGCAAAAACAGTTTGAATCGGTTGATTTTTTTCCTGATGAAGATGTAGATAGAATCAAGAAAAGGCTTACAGATGCTGTAAATAGTGTTGAGAACGGTGACGGCGTATTGATAATGACAGATATGTTCGGCGGCACACCTTCCAATATAAGCCTATCTTTGTTGAATGAAGGAAAGGTTGATGTTGTTGCCGGGGTAAATCTGCCTATGTTGATTAAACTTGTTATTTACAGGGAGGGAAGGCCGCTGGATGAATTGGCCAGCTTTATTGCTCAATATGGTCAGAACAATATCTACCTTGCAACAGATATATTAAAAACAAGAAAAAAGGAATAG
- a CDS encoding cofactor-independent phosphoglycerate mutase, translated as MKYIVIIGDGMADFPLDELDGKTPLMVANKPYMDMMAREGACGKVLTIPEGFSPGSDVACMSIFGYNPARYYTGRAPIEASGMGIKMEETDVAFRCNLVYLKDLSGSTIMGDYSGGHITTDEAKIIIEDLCRTIGGSEFTFFPGVSYRHIMLWKNGLFEMETTPPHDITEKDILSYIPKGKGADRIIALMKDSQKILREHQVNRKREEAGRFPANSIWLWGQGKRSQFPLFFEKYGLRGATVAAVDLIKGISALIGFNTPHVEGATGYLDTDYNAKAAKAVELLQDHDIVYIHIEAPDEASHNGNTDEKIKAIEHIDREVVGSIYEKTGEEVKILIVTDHATPITMKTHYACPVPFVIFEKGNKGNGCPSGYDERSGDSVLDGEALIEYFIKGKQT; from the coding sequence ATGAAATATATAGTTATCATCGGCGATGGTATGGCTGATTTTCCGCTTGACGAGCTTGACGGTAAAACCCCGCTCATGGTTGCAAACAAACCCTATATGGATATGATGGCAAGAGAAGGCGCTTGTGGTAAGGTATTGACTATACCGGAAGGGTTTTCGCCGGGGAGCGATGTGGCATGTATGTCCATATTTGGTTACAATCCTGCAAGATACTATACCGGAAGGGCGCCGATTGAAGCTTCCGGAATGGGCATAAAAATGGAAGAAACAGATGTGGCATTCAGGTGCAACCTTGTTTATCTTAAAGATCTCTCCGGCAGCACCATTATGGGCGATTACAGCGGGGGGCATATAACAACCGATGAAGCAAAAATTATTATAGAGGATTTATGCAGGACAATAGGCGGCAGCGAATTCACATTTTTTCCGGGCGTGAGCTACAGGCATATTATGCTCTGGAAGAACGGTCTCTTTGAAATGGAGACAACGCCGCCTCATGATATTACAGAAAAAGATATTTTATCCTACATCCCGAAAGGAAAAGGTGCAGACAGAATTATCGCTTTAATGAAGGACTCTCAGAAGATATTGCGGGAACACCAGGTGAACAGGAAGAGAGAAGAGGCCGGCAGGTTCCCCGCCAACAGCATATGGCTGTGGGGTCAGGGAAAGAGGTCTCAATTCCCGTTGTTTTTTGAAAAATATGGTTTACGGGGGGCAACTGTTGCTGCAGTAGACCTGATAAAGGGAATAAGCGCCCTCATCGGTTTTAATACTCCCCATGTGGAGGGGGCAACAGGTTATTTAGATACCGATTACAATGCAAAGGCAGCGAAGGCCGTTGAGCTCCTCCAGGATCACGATATAGTATACATCCACATAGAGGCCCCTGATGAAGCGTCCCATAACGGAAATACGGACGAAAAGATAAAAGCCATCGAGCATATTGACAGGGAAGTTGTGGGTAGTATATATGAGAAAACAGGAGAAGAGGTCAAAATTCTTATTGTCACAGATCATGCAACGCCTATCACGATGAAGACACATTATGCATGCCCGGTCCCTTTTGTAATATTTGAGAAAGGCAATAAAGGAAACGGTTGTCCATCAGGGTATGATGAACGTTCGGGTGATTCGGTACTGGACGGCGAAGCATTGATTGAGTACTTCATAAAAGGAAAACAGACATGA
- the rpoN gene encoding RNA polymerase factor sigma-54 has protein sequence MLELKQTQRLLPVLTQQLQQAIKLLQMSQLELVEAIEQELEENPILEATEQEPAEEQVQEEENTEELFERYTPSEEFVGRQDKEYPDYENIVKKTYNLRDYLRWQIGLSIFDSNERIASEWIIENIDDNGYLADQISEISKASGYTTELLEGVLKKIQKLDPAGVGARDLRESVFLQYEAKGEKDPVFEDIMKLYFDLYPKVNINEIAKKTGYAPEKIQDVFNKIKEFDPKPGRNFADDFTSYIVPDVYVVKGEDGFEVYLSDDSIPELKLNGYYIDLYTAGNVNGETKRYIKKKLKQAEWIIKSLKQRQKTIFNVSKSIVKFQEAFFERGVRFLKPMILKDIAQDIGVHESTVSRITTSKYMSTQFGVFELKFFFPTGIYQEEGDQLSTNIIKDLILEYIEKEDKKNPLTDDELVSLLKTKRDIKIARRTIAKYREILNISSSRQRRVQE, from the coding sequence ATGTTGGAGCTTAAACAGACCCAGAGACTTCTCCCCGTATTGACCCAGCAGCTTCAGCAGGCAATAAAACTCTTGCAGATGTCACAACTTGAATTGGTTGAGGCGATTGAACAGGAACTCGAAGAAAATCCCATTTTAGAAGCAACCGAGCAAGAGCCTGCAGAAGAACAGGTACAGGAGGAGGAAAACACAGAAGAACTTTTTGAAAGATATACACCTTCAGAGGAGTTTGTCGGCAGGCAGGATAAAGAGTACCCTGACTATGAAAATATTGTAAAAAAGACATATAACCTAAGAGACTATCTGCGGTGGCAGATTGGGCTTTCAATATTTGATTCGAATGAACGCATCGCGTCAGAATGGATTATCGAAAATATTGATGATAATGGATATTTAGCCGACCAGATTTCAGAGATATCAAAAGCATCCGGTTACACAACGGAGTTGCTTGAAGGTGTTCTTAAAAAAATTCAAAAGCTTGACCCGGCAGGGGTTGGCGCGAGAGACCTCAGGGAATCTGTGTTTCTCCAGTATGAGGCAAAGGGGGAAAAGGATCCTGTATTCGAAGATATAATGAAATTATACTTTGATTTGTACCCGAAAGTAAATATTAATGAAATTGCAAAAAAAACCGGGTATGCTCCGGAAAAAATCCAGGATGTTTTCAACAAAATAAAGGAGTTTGACCCGAAGCCGGGAAGAAATTTCGCTGATGATTTTACATCTTATATTGTACCTGATGTTTATGTCGTAAAGGGAGAAGATGGTTTTGAAGTATATTTAAGCGATGACAGCATCCCCGAGCTTAAACTAAACGGTTACTATATAGACCTCTATACAGCCGGCAATGTCAACGGTGAAACAAAAAGATATATAAAGAAAAAACTCAAACAGGCGGAATGGATTATAAAAAGTTTGAAGCAGCGACAAAAAACCATCTTCAACGTTTCAAAAAGCATCGTGAAATTTCAGGAAGCGTTCTTTGAGAGGGGCGTACGATTTTTAAAACCCATGATATTGAAAGATATTGCACAGGACATAGGTGTCCATGAATCCACGGTAAGCCGGATAACAACAAGCAAATATATGAGTACCCAGTTCGGAGTTTTTGAATTAAAGTTCTTCTTTCCCACAGGCATATATCAGGAGGAAGGGGATCAGCTTTCTACAAATATCATAAAGGATTTAATTTTAGAATATATTGAAAAAGAGGATAAGAAAAACCCCTTAACTGATGACGAACTGGTTTCTTTGCTGAAAACGAAACGAGACATAAAAATCGCAAGAAGAACAATAGCAAAATATAGAGAAATACTCAACATAAGCTCTTCACGGCAAAGAAGAGTGCAGGAGTAA
- a CDS encoding KpsF/GutQ family sugar-phosphate isomerase, which translates to MPEHSRIVKIGKEVLEKEAKAILQVMEGLDNTFEQAVNIIFKCTGRVVLTGIGKSGLVCKKIASTLSSVGTPALFLHPADSLHGDLGMLQNGDVLIVVSNSGETDEVIGILPWIKRMGITTLVITGNAGSSIAQFGDVVLNVNVDEACPFNVVPTSSTTATLALGDAIAVALIEMRGFKIEDFAFLHPGGTLGRKLLLKVEDLMHTGDALPKVYQDTPMKHAILEITSKRLGVVGVYNNTEELMGIITDGDLRRAIEKHENILEKKAFDVMTGNPKTIQKDSLAVYALKKMEELSITSLFVLEREGKANPVGIIHIHDLLKAKIV; encoded by the coding sequence ATGCCTGAGCACTCACGCATTGTCAAGATCGGAAAAGAAGTATTAGAAAAAGAAGCCAAAGCAATTCTTCAAGTGATGGAAGGACTTGATAATACCTTTGAACAGGCAGTTAATATCATATTTAAATGTACAGGAAGGGTTGTGCTCACGGGTATCGGAAAATCCGGTCTTGTTTGTAAAAAAATTGCCTCTACATTGTCAAGTGTAGGCACGCCTGCTCTATTCCTGCACCCTGCAGACTCGCTCCACGGAGACCTCGGCATGTTGCAAAACGGTGACGTACTGATCGTTGTCAGCAACAGTGGTGAAACGGATGAAGTTATAGGCATACTCCCCTGGATAAAAAGGATGGGTATAACTACACTTGTTATTACCGGTAATGCAGGCTCATCAATAGCGCAATTCGGCGATGTTGTTCTTAATGTTAATGTTGACGAGGCATGTCCCTTCAATGTAGTGCCTACGTCAAGTACCACTGCAACACTCGCGCTGGGCGATGCAATTGCTGTAGCCCTGATAGAAATGCGGGGTTTTAAAATTGAAGATTTTGCCTTCCTGCATCCTGGAGGTACGTTGGGAAGAAAGCTTTTACTCAAGGTGGAAGACCTGATGCATACCGGAGATGCTCTACCTAAAGTATATCAGGATACTCCCATGAAACATGCAATCCTTGAGATCACCTCAAAAAGGCTTGGAGTTGTGGGAGTATACAACAACACAGAAGAGCTTATGGGTATAATAACTGATGGTGACCTGAGAAGGGCGATTGAAAAACATGAGAACATTCTGGAAAAAAAGGCCTTTGATGTGATGACAGGCAACCCGAAAACAATACAAAAGGATTCCCTTGCTGTTTATGCATTGAAAAAGATGGAGGAACTTTCTATAACATCACTTTTCGTTCTGGAGAGAGAGGGTAAAGCAAATCCTGTTGGGATAATCCATATTCACGATCTTTTAAAGGCAAAAATAGTGTGA
- the kdsA gene encoding 3-deoxy-8-phosphooctulonate synthase, with protein sequence MQKQVSIGHISIGQKPFVFIGGPCVIEGRDITLTIAERLLKITGALHVPFIFKSSYDKANRTSVGSFRGLGIEKGLEILNEVKETLGIPILTDVHNVEEAVMAARVVDVLQVPALLSRQTDLLIACAKTGRAVNIKKGQFLSPYDIQYAIGKVESTGNQQILITERGTSFGYNTLINDFRSIPIMKEFGYPVIFDATHSVQKPGAASGRSGGEREFIFPLARAAIAVGADGIFMEAHIDPSKALCDGENSIALDDLPAILKTLKSIEEAL encoded by the coding sequence ATGCAAAAACAAGTAAGTATAGGACATATAAGTATAGGACAAAAACCTTTTGTATTTATCGGGGGCCCCTGTGTTATTGAGGGGAGAGACATCACCCTAACAATAGCTGAAAGACTCCTGAAAATAACCGGGGCATTGCATGTGCCTTTTATTTTTAAATCCTCATACGACAAGGCAAACAGAACATCGGTAGGAAGCTTTCGTGGTTTGGGTATAGAAAAAGGATTGGAGATACTCAATGAAGTCAAAGAAACGCTCGGCATACCAATATTAACAGATGTCCACAACGTTGAAGAAGCAGTCATGGCAGCCCGCGTTGTTGATGTTCTCCAGGTCCCGGCGCTTCTTTCGAGACAGACAGATCTGCTTATTGCATGCGCAAAGACGGGGAGGGCTGTAAATATTAAGAAAGGTCAATTCCTGTCTCCCTACGATATACAATATGCCATAGGTAAAGTGGAATCTACCGGAAACCAACAGATATTGATTACCGAGAGAGGAACAAGCTTCGGATATAACACACTGATAAATGACTTCAGATCTATACCAATCATGAAGGAATTCGGATATCCTGTCATATTCGATGCAACCCATAGCGTTCAGAAACCGGGGGCAGCATCGGGCCGTTCGGGCGGGGAAAGAGAATTTATTTTCCCGCTGGCAAGAGCAGCCATTGCTGTCGGGGCTGACGGCATATTTATGGAAGCCCACATTGACCCGTCAAAGGCACTGTGTGATGGTGAAAATTCTATTGCCCTGGATGATCTGCCTGCTATACTGAAAACGTTGAAAAGCATAGAGGAAGCTTTATGA
- the lptB gene encoding LPS export ABC transporter ATP-binding protein gives MPEILKLFTENLTKSYNSRRVVDEISIYIKTGEIVGLFGPNGAGKTTTFYMIIGFTKPDSGKILLNAEDITTLPMFMRARRGITYLPQEPSVFKKMSVEDNLLSILEFNDMARESMGHKVMELLETFKLDHLSKNNADSLSGGERRRLEIARALMISPRFMLLDEPFSGIDPISVSDLKKIINGLKKKDIGILLSDHNVRDSLPICDRAYVVNNGKVLLEGTPESVARDKIVREVYLGEEFKIDVGA, from the coding sequence ATGCCTGAAATATTAAAACTTTTCACTGAGAATCTCACGAAGTCTTATAATTCACGGAGGGTAGTTGACGAAATCTCCATATATATAAAAACAGGCGAGATAGTCGGGCTGTTCGGCCCGAATGGTGCGGGAAAAACCACTACATTCTACATGATTATAGGGTTTACGAAACCGGACAGCGGCAAGATACTCCTTAACGCTGAAGACATTACTACACTGCCCATGTTTATGAGAGCAAGAAGAGGAATTACCTACCTGCCCCAGGAACCGTCTGTCTTCAAGAAAATGAGCGTTGAGGATAATCTTTTATCCATTCTTGAATTTAACGATATGGCCAGGGAATCAATGGGACATAAAGTAATGGAACTGCTCGAGACATTCAAGCTTGATCATTTATCCAAAAACAACGCCGACTCGCTTTCAGGAGGTGAAAGGAGGAGGCTCGAGATTGCAAGAGCTCTCATGATTTCCCCCAGGTTTATGTTGCTTGATGAGCCTTTTTCCGGCATAGATCCCATATCTGTTTCCGATTTAAAAAAGATCATAAACGGTTTAAAAAAGAAAGATATAGGCATACTTCTATCCGACCATAATGTAAGAGACTCGCTCCCTATTTGTGACAGGGCCTATGTTGTGAATAACGGCAAGGTGCTTCTTGAAGGTACCCCTGAAAGCGTGGCAAGAGATAAAATAGTAAGAGAGGTATATTTAGGCGAGGAGTTCAAAATTGATGTTGGAGCTTAA
- a CDS encoding HPr family phosphocarrier protein, with the protein MVEGIFVIKNRLGLHARPAATFVKKADEFASSIWIERNGTEVNGKSIMGLLMLACPLGSRIKIKVEGDDEEKAFEALGRLIEDGFYET; encoded by the coding sequence GTGGTGGAGGGTATTTTTGTTATAAAAAACAGACTGGGTCTTCATGCAAGGCCGGCGGCCACATTTGTAAAAAAGGCAGATGAATTTGCATCAAGTATATGGATTGAAAGGAATGGGACAGAAGTGAATGGAAAAAGTATTATGGGTCTTTTGATGCTTGCATGTCCTCTGGGAAGTAGAATTAAAATAAAAGTCGAAGGAGACGATGAGGAAAAGGCATTTGAAGCACTTGGACGATTAATCGAAGATGGGTTTTACGAAACATGA
- the raiA gene encoding ribosome-associated translation inhibitor RaiA codes for MDITISFRHLEPDDNLKKYAEEKLARLQKFVEVPLDVHAVLSLERKYRYRIDVMFTLNGVVINAHEVMDDMHAAVDKILDKLERRLTRYRDKLKKYRENKPKRAISTTIEAESKIIMTKAINAKPMDPEEAIMQLEASGDNFIIFSNAEMGNICVVYKRKDGNFGLIETTGKPV; via the coding sequence ATGGACATAACAATAAGCTTCAGACATCTCGAGCCGGATGATAATCTAAAAAAATATGCTGAAGAAAAGCTTGCAAGATTACAGAAATTTGTGGAAGTGCCCCTTGATGTTCATGCAGTGCTTTCGCTTGAAAGAAAATACAGATACAGAATAGATGTCATGTTTACCTTGAATGGTGTTGTTATAAATGCACATGAAGTTATGGATGATATGCATGCGGCTGTCGACAAAATACTTGATAAACTCGAAAGAAGACTGACAAGGTATAGGGATAAGCTGAAAAAATACCGGGAAAATAAACCAAAACGTGCTATCTCTACTACAATAGAAGCAGAGTCGAAAATTATAATGACAAAGGCTATCAATGCAAAACCGATGGACCCTGAAGAAGCCATTATGCAGCTCGAAGCATCCGGAGATAATTTCATCATATTCAGCAACGCGGAAATGGGTAATATCTGCGTAGTCTACAAGAGAAAAGACGGCAATTTCGGGCTCATCGAAACGACTGGAAAGCCTGTATGA
- the hprK gene encoding HPr(Ser) kinase/phosphatase — MIYTAIFSKRTERFDIDIFFIKKIQNPKSKIQNLMKGVTVQELNDNKSYGLELEVISGFKGLSRKIYNQRIQKLGLVVTGHMVYLHPHRIQILGNTEISYLRSLDKAECLKIVKELCKHDVVCFVVTRNLKIPEYVLNEMEEKGIPLLRSKLTTSVFIERITKLLEEKLAPSTTVHGVLVDIMGVGILIIGRPGIGKSENALELIMRGHRLIVDDVVYVKKLGAIDLYGESPEMIENLLEIRGIGVVDIGRLFGVSSVRKKIKIDFVVELVDWNEKEEYDRIGFQEDKYRLLSIDLPMVRVPISPGRNVSTIIELACRNYILKKQGINTAVELEEKMLKSMKAEEKS; from the coding sequence ATGATATATACAGCAATATTCTCGAAGAGGACAGAAAGATTTGACATTGATATTTTCTTTATTAAAAAAATCCAAAATCCAAAATCCAAAATCCAAAATCTGATGAAGGGCGTAACGGTTCAGGAACTCAATGACAACAAATCGTACGGATTGGAATTAGAGGTTATTTCCGGATTTAAAGGTCTTTCCAGAAAGATATACAACCAGAGGATACAAAAGCTCGGGCTTGTTGTTACCGGTCATATGGTATATCTGCACCCGCACAGGATTCAGATCCTCGGCAACACTGAAATATCCTATCTGAGATCGCTTGATAAGGCAGAGTGCCTCAAAATTGTTAAAGAACTCTGCAAACATGATGTGGTTTGTTTTGTTGTAACACGGAATCTTAAAATTCCTGAGTATGTCCTTAACGAGATGGAAGAAAAGGGCATACCATTGTTACGTTCCAAGCTTACGACTTCTGTGTTTATTGAAAGGATCACAAAACTTCTTGAAGAAAAACTTGCACCCTCTACAACTGTTCATGGGGTTTTAGTCGACATCATGGGTGTTGGGATCCTGATCATAGGGAGACCGGGTATCGGAAAAAGCGAAAATGCCCTTGAGCTTATTATGAGAGGACACAGGCTTATTGTTGATGATGTAGTATATGTAAAAAAACTTGGAGCCATAGACCTTTATGGAGAATCACCTGAGATGATTGAGAATCTATTAGAAATACGGGGCATAGGCGTTGTAGATATAGGGCGTCTTTTCGGGGTTTCTTCCGTGAGAAAGAAAATAAAGATTGATTTTGTAGTTGAACTGGTTGACTGGAATGAAAAGGAAGAATACGACAGGATTGGTTTTCAGGAAGATAAATACAGGCTTTTAAGTATTGATCTTCCTATGGTAAGGGTTCCGATCAGTCCGGGGAGGAACGTATCCACAATCATAGAGCTTGCCTGTAGAAATTACATTCTTAAAAAGCAGGGGATAAATACTGCCGTAGAACTGGAGGAAAAAATGCTGAAATCCATGAAGGCAGAAGAAAAATCTTGA